Proteins encoded together in one Lathyrus oleraceus cultivar Zhongwan6 chromosome 5, CAAS_Psat_ZW6_1.0, whole genome shotgun sequence window:
- the LOC127078811 gene encoding putative pentatricopeptide repeat-containing protein At1g77010, mitochondrial — MDRNILDVASGGALVDKTPNVAKALIENMSLNFQQFTTKDNSVQNKGVPKYAKFLKDLCTNKRRIKGSEKVNLGRNISYFIQPKPSSEKVTGEKNVSAITQPCHKSRRIQELLLSPVPSGMHTSLIVQPADFYILDMEGRQAFIGFKEAQEGNRVDISRPPSAAQVVGFVKEVDDFSLSALVSDYANAGRMRDARRVFDSMVDPCSALWNSIISGYVSSGEEMEALVLFNSMRRNGIWGDFSAIANVLNAASSLLNVELVKQMHDHAFKIGATRDIVVSSALLDAYSKCQHPHEACKLFGEFKAYDAISLNTMITVYCNCGRIEDAKWIFNTMPNKTLISWNSILVGLTQNACPSDALDTFCKMNKLDVKMDML; from the exons ATGGATAGGAACATTCTTGATGttgctagtggtggagcacttgttgataagactccaAATGTTGCCAAAGCCCTTATCGAAAATATGTCCCTTAATTTCCAACAGTTCACTACTAAAGACAATTCTGTGCAAAACAAAGGC GTtcctaagtatgcaaagtttTTGAAGGATTTGTGTACAAATAAGAGGAGAATTAAAGGAAGTGAGAAAGTTAACTTGGGAAGAAATATTTCTTATTTTATTCAGCCCAAGCCTTCATCTGAAAAAGTTACAGGCGAGAAAAATGTTTCAGCCATCACTCAGCCTTGCCACAAAAGCAGAAGGATCCAGGAACTTTTACTGTCCCCTGTACCATCGGGGATG catacaAGTTTGATCGTCCAACCTGCAGATTTTTACATTCTGGACATGGAAG GAAGACAAGCTTTTATAGGTTTTAAAGAAGCACAAGAAGGCAATCGGGTGGATATTAGCCGACCTCCCAG TGCTGCTCAGGTTGTGGGTTTTGTGAAGGAAGTAGATGACTTTTCTTTATCTGCTTTGGTATCAGATTATGCAAATGCCGGTAGAATGAGAGATGCGAGAAGGGTTTTTGATAGCATGGTTGATCCTTGTTCTGCGCTGTGGAATTCAATTATTTCGGGGTATGTGTCTAGTGGTGAGGAAATGGAGGCATTGGTTCTCTTCAACTCAATGCGTAGGAATGGTATTTGGGGAGACTTTTCTGCTATTGCAAACGTTTTGAATGCTGCTAGTAGCTTGCTAAATGTTGAACTTGTTAAGCAAATGCATGACCATGCTTTTAAAATTGGGGCAACTCGTGATATCGTGGTTTCTAGTGCTTTGCTAGATGCATACTCCAAATGTCAACACCCTCATGAAGCTTGCAAGTTGTTCGGTGAGTTCAAAGCTTATGATGCAATCTCACTTAATACCATGATTACTGTTTATTGTAATTGTGGAAGAATAGAAGATGCAAAATGGATTTTTAACACGATGCCTAATAAAACCCTGATTTCATGGAATTCAATCTTGGTTGGCCTCACTCAGAATGCGTGTCCAAGTGATGCGTTGGATACTTTCTGTAAGATGAATAAGCTGGATGTGAAAATGGACATGTTGTAG
- the LOC127084660 gene encoding zinc finger A20 and AN1 domain-containing stress-associated protein 8-like produces MDHDQTGCEAAPEGPMLCVNNYGFFGSASTMNMCSKCHKDMMLKQEQGTLATSSIGNIMNGSSSSSGIEPAITANVEISVDSVEPETIFAQPLVASDSEESLEKKPKDGPKLCTNCNKRVGLTQFNCRCGNLFCAVHRYSDKHDCPFDYRTAGRDAIAKANPVVKVEKLDKI; encoded by the coding sequence ATGGACCATGACCAGACGGGATGCGAAGCAGCCCCTGAAGGTCCTATGTTGTGCGTCAACAACTATGGATTTTTCGGAAGCGCGTCTACCATGAACATGTGCTCTAAGTGCCACAAAGACATGATGCTGAAACAGGAGCAGGGAACACTTGCAACATCTTCCATTGGGAACATTATGAATGGTTCATCAAGCAGCAGTGGAATTGAACCCGCTATTACCGCCAATGTGGAAATCTCTGTTGATTCAGTGGAGCCCGAAACCATCTTTGCACAACCGTTAGTTGCTTCTGACTCAGAGGAGAGTCTGGAGAAGAAGCCCAAGGATGGTCCTAAACTGTGCACCAACTGCAATAAGCGGGTTGGTTTGACACAATTTAATTGTCGATGTGGTAACCTTTTCTGTGCTGTACATCGCTACTCAGACAAGCATGACTGTCCATTTGACTACCGCACTGCCGGACGGGATGCGATAGCCAAAGCAAACCCGGTTGTCAAAGTTGAGAAGCTTGACAAGATATAG